From the genome of Gracilinanus agilis isolate LMUSP501 chromosome 2, AgileGrace, whole genome shotgun sequence, one region includes:
- the LOC123236403 gene encoding nuclear speckle splicing regulatory protein 1-like: MMKQTKLEIQKALAEDATVYEYDSIYDEMQQKKEESNPKLLLVKDRKPKYIHSLLKAVEMRKKEQEKRMEKKIQKEREMEKGEFDDKEAFVTSAYKKKLQERAEEAERERRAAALEACLDVTKEKDLSRFYRHLLNQAVGKEEVPECSLWEVSSRIKEEKPRGYSDELNPDHRVPVNRVITKTRVKEDENPDADSSEDDDKSEDKSRWSHRNERGHHSERNWAHSSSSREDRGHKNWSHTKGSRTVMRKRGDQHQDRSHKSHIREPDRCPESGHHEEKPDQHRSREDSNKDHIYKRREQEDRERRTDLEHRQEEEREKQSSRGQEKARPRNSEELHDEERWETKDRGNGHMERKRYGQEKCRAREPSTRLLEQAQEREESSSRGGASERVPSLKGSQESKRRLEEGGEEKPPETLSKFAKHSNKDSVMSARDRYLARQMARVGAKTYIEKEED; this comes from the coding sequence ATGATGAAACAGACCAAACTTGAAATCCAAAAGGCCCTCGCAGAAGATGCCACTGTGTATGAATATGACAGTATTTATGATGAAATGCagcagaagaaggaagaaagtaatcCTAAATTGCTTTTAGTAAAAGACAGAAAGCCTAAGTACATCCACAGCCTGCTAAAAGCAGTTGAGATGAGAAAAAAGGAGcaagagaaaagaatggaaaagaaaatccaGAAAGAACGAGAAATGGAAAAGGGAGAATTTGATGATAAAGAGGCATTTGTGACATCTGCTTATAAAAAGAAGCTTCAGGAGAGAGCTGAGGAAGctgaaagagagaggagagccGCTGCCCTGGAAGCTTGTCTGGATGTAACCAAGGAGAAAGACCTCAGTAGATTTTATAGGCATCTTCTAAATCAAGCAGTTGGAAAAGAAGAAGTGCCTGAATGCAGCCTTTGGGAAGTTAGTTCTAggataaaggaggagaagccaagGGGTTATTCTGATGAAttaaatccagaccacagagtcCCAGTCAACAGAGTTATAACTAAAACCAGAGTGAAAGAAGATGAAAACCCTGATGCAGACAGCAGTGAAGATGATGATAAAAGTGAAGACAAGAGTCGATGGAGCCACAGGAATGAGAGGGGCCACCACAGTGAAAGGAATTGGGCCCACTCCAGCTCCTCCCGGGAGGACAGAGGCCACAAGAACTGGAGCCATACCAAGGGCTCCAGGACAGTGATGAGGAAGAGAGGTGACCAGCATCAGGACCGTAGCCATAAGAGCCACATCAGAGAGCCAGACAGATGTCCTGAAAGTGGTCACCATGAAGAAAAACCAGATCAGCACAGGTCCAGGGAGGACAGCAATAAAGACCACATCTACAAGAGGCGAGAACaggaagatagagagagaaggacGGACCTAGAGCACAggcaggaggaggagagggagaaacagTCTTCCAGGGGACAAGAAAAGGCCAGACCAAGAAACAGTGAAGAGCTGCATGATGAGGAGAGGTGGGAGACCAAGGACAGGGGCAATGGCCATATGGAGAGGAAGAGATATGGGCAGGAGAAATGCAGAGCGAGGGAGCCAAGCACCAGACTTTTGGAGCAGGctcaagagagggaagaaagctCCAGCAGAGGGGGAGCCTCAGAGAGGGTCCCCAGCCTCAAAGGATCACAGGAGTCAAAGCGCCGGctagaggagggaggagaagagaagcctCCTGAGACACTGAGCAAGTTTGCAAAGCACAGCAACAAAGATTCTGTCATGTCAGCAAGAGACCGGTACCTGGCCAGGCAGATGGCTCGGGTTGGTGCCAAAACCTACATCGAGAAAGAAGAGGACTGA
- the LOC123236402 gene encoding splicing factor YJU2-like translates to MSERKVLNKYYPPDFDPLKIPKCKLPQDRQYVVRLMAPFNMRCKTCGEYIYKGKKFNARKETVQKELYLGLPIFRFYIKCPRCLAEITFKTDPENTDYAMEHGATRNFQAEKLLEEEEKRIQKQREEEEVNNPMKVLENRTKDSKLEIEVLENLQELKDLNQRQATVDFEAMLQQCLHSEEEKCQREQEEDQKEMEAMMAQARSRRLIEDSDEEPSLAPCWLPIWAKPTAILEEIQQRKKQKVESWVQRVRIPPSKSKLAGLVVAKKAAAQSPNSSSSSSSSSSSSSSSSSSSSSGGHVDSTSSGTGIQQSLKEPVMAAKTPSASSLSQLGVYSDSEDSSS, encoded by the coding sequence ATGTCTGAGAGAAAAGTCTTAAATAAATACTATCCGCCAGATTTTGATCCGTTGAAAATCCCCAAATGCAAGCTGCCCCAAGATCGGCAATATGTGGTGAGATTGATGGCTCCCTTCAACATGAGATGTAAGACATGTGGGGAGTATATTTACAAAGGCAAGAAATTTAATGCCCGCAAGGAGACGGTGCAGAAGGAGCTCTATCTGGGACTCCCAATTTTTCGTTTCTACATCAAGTGTCCCCGATGTCTAGCTGAAATCACCTTCAAAACAGACCCTGAGAATACGGATTATGCCATGGAGCATGGAGCCACCAGGAACTTCCAGGCTGAGAAACTgctggaagaagaagagaaaaggatccaaaagcaaagagaagaggaagaagtcaaTAACCCTATGAAGGTGCTGGAGAATAGGACAAAAGACTCCAAGCTGGAGATAGAGGTCCTGGAGAATCTGCAGGAGCTGAAAGACCTCAACCAGCGTCAGGCCACTGTGGACTTTGAAGCCATGTTGCAGCAGTGCCTGCATTCTGAGGAGGAGAAATGCCAGAGAGAACAGGAGGAGGACcagaaggaaatggaggccatGATGGCCCAAGCCAGGTCAAGGAGACTCATCGAAGACTCTGATGAAGAGCCCAGTCTTGCCCCTTGCTGGCTGCCTATTTGGGCCAAGCCCACAGCCATCTTAGAGGAGATCCagcagagaaaaaaacagaaggttGAGAGCTGGGTGCAGAGGGTGAGAATACCCCCAAGCAAGTCCAAACTAGCAGGcctggtggtggcaaagaaggcAGCTGCCCAAAGCcccaatagcagcagcagcagcagcagcagcagcagcagcagcagcagcagcagcagcagcagcagcagcggtgGGCATGTGGATTCAACCTCCTCAGGCACAGGCATTCAGCAGAGTTTGAAGGAGCCTGTTATGGCAGCCAAGACACCCAGCGCCTCATCCCTGAGCCAGCTGGGAGTGTATTCAGACAGTGAAGATAGCAGCAGCTGA